The DNA segment GCCCCCCGTGGGGGGCGGCGTCCAGCCGGGTGCGTCCGGCGGCAGTTCCTTGTTCTCGTAGAGCCCGTCGTCCCAGCCCAGCTCCTCCGCGTCCGGCTGGCGCCGTCGGCGCGATCGGTCACCGCGCACACTGCTCTGCCGCATTGGGCCCTCTCCCCGTTGTCTTTCCGATGGTGCGCTCGGCGCCTCGGCGGGGCGGCCGGATCCCGCTCAGGTCACTTCGCGCAGACGTTCTTGTCATCCGCATTGACGTTCTGCACGCCGTCCGGGGTTTCGGTCGGCGCGTCGATCGGCGTGCCCGGTGCCTTGAAGTCCTTGCCGAGCGTGAGCTTCATCGGGACCCGGTCCCCGGCGTTGTGCGACGACTTCTTCAGCGCCTTCTTGGGCAGCCCCATCCAGTCGGCCAGGGTGGCGGCCTGGTCGGCCTGGTTGGGCGCGTACTCCAGGCGGGTGGTGGCCAGCTTCGCCGGGGCGTTGCCGGCGTTGGTGGAGAGCTTGGCGGCCTTGCTGTTCTGCAGCCAGTCCACGGTCTCCTGCGCCGAACCGATCGGCCCGCCGCCGTTGGTGACGTCGACCCGCACCTGCTCGGGCGGGGCCTTCTTCACCGGCGCGGACTTCTTGCCCTTCTTGCCCTTGGCCAGGGCGTGGTCGGCCCGGACCATCGCGAACAGCGGGTCCGCGGCGGTCTTGTTGAGGATGACGGTCGCCGGGTCGTCGGGGTTGTCCAGCACCGGGACCGTGGCGAAGGTGACCTTGTCGATGTCGACCTTCTTGAGGTCGGTGCCGAAGTCCAGCAGCTTGTTCGCGGTGCCGATGCCGGTGTCGACGGTGAGTGCCCTGGTCGCCGCCTGGCTGACGTCGTAAAGCTTGCCGGGGCTGCTGAAGGCGCTGGACTTCAGCTTGCGGATCAGCGAACTGAGGAACTGCTGCTGCATCTTGATCCGGTCGAGGTCGCTGCCGAATCCGATGGCGTGCCGGGTGCGGACGAAGGCCAGCGCCTGCTCGCCCTTGACGATGTGCCGGCCGGCCTTCAACTTCAGGTGCGACTTGGGGTCGTTGAGGTCCTTGCCGGCGCACACCTCGACGCCGTCGACCGCGGTGGACAGCTCCTTGACCGCGTTGAAGTCGGCCATCATGAAGTGATTTATCTTCAGGCCGGTCAGCTTCTCGACGGTGCGCCAGGTGCAGCCGGGGTCGCGCCCCTCCTGGCCCAGGCTGGTGTTGAAGCGCACCCCGTGCTCGCCGGGGATGTTCTTCGTCGAGCCGTCCTTCTGCTTCGTGGGGCAGGTCGGGATGTCGGTGATCATGTCGCGCGGGATGCTCAGCGCGGTGGCGTTCGTCCGGTCCTTGGAGATGTGCATCAGGATCGTGGTGTCCGCGTGGCCCACGCTGCCGGCGTCGCCGTAGCCGGAGTTGCCCTTCCCGGAGCGGGCGTCCGTCCCGATGATGAGGACGTTGACCGGGCCGCTGGAGACCGCGTCGTTCTCCACGCCGACGTCGACCTTGGAGATGTTGCCGTTCAGCTGCTGGTAGAGGTAGAACGCGCCGCCGCAGCCCGCGACGAGCACGAAGCCCACCACACCGGCCGTCCAGTACAGCGCCTTCTTCTTCCCGGACGTCTTCGGCTTGCGCTTGCGGCGGCTCGCCGAGCCCGCGGCCGCCGCTGCCGAACCGGCGCGGCCGCCGGCCGACCGCCGGGCCGCCCGCCCGCCGCCGGAGCGCTCGTCGGAATCGGCGTCCTCGTCCCGGCGGCCGCGCTGGGTCGGCAGCGGCCGGGTGTCGGTGTCGCCGCCCGACCTGGCACGTCTGGAGCCGGCCGCCTTGCGGTCGGCGGGCCGAGCGGCGTCTTGACCGGCAGGGTCAAGCCGCAGCTCGTAGTTGCCGGTGTTCGGGTCGAACACCCACTGATCGGCGGGATCGACGTTGTTGTCGCCCGCCCGCCCACGGCCTTGCGCGTCCACGGTGCCTTGAGTCCTCCGTCGGTGCCACGCGGCGCCATCCCCTCAAGGCGCTCGGGTCGGTCGATCGTGCATTGCTCTGGTCATCGGTCGGCTCGTGCGGCGACCGGATCGCTCACACTATCCGCCCAGTTCAGCGCCCCGCGACGCTCGTGACAAATTCCACTTGCCTACAACTGGGCAATCCGCCCAATCCATTCGAGTCGCAGCCGCACTTTGCGGCATCTTTATTCGCAGAGCCCGTGTTCCGCCGTCGTCCGGGGAAAGGACGGGGCCGGACTCGGCGGCGGCGAGGGTGCTCCGCGAGCCCGTCCGGCCACGGTCGCGCCGCCCGCGCGGACCGGCTTCTCCCCGGTGCCGTGCGGGGGTTTCACGGTCACCGGAAGATCGTTGTGCAGCTGCGCGAAGAGCCGTCCGGCGTCCGGCTGGACCAGCTCGTCGCGATTGGGATCGTAGCGGTACTCCCGGCGCGGCACGGTCATGAACTGGACCCGGCCGGTGGGAATGCCGCGGGTGCTGCGCACCAATTCGTACAGCCCCTTCAGGGATGCCAGCGCGGTGTCCGTGATCAGTGAACTCGTCGCGGCATCCAACACCGGATACAGCCGGGCCGGATTGAGCAGGACACCATTGCTCTGCACTTTCTTCACGAGAGCCCCAAGAAACTCTTGTTGCCTCTGCATACGCTGGGTGTCACTTCCGTTGCCCAGGCTCTTGCGGGCCCGTACGTAGCCGAGCGCGGCCTCGCCGTGCAGGGTCTGCCGGCCCGCGGGCAGGCTGAGCCGCGCCGCGGGGTCGTGGATCGGCCGGGGCAGGCAGAGCTCGACGCCGCCGACCGCGTCCACCATCTTCGTGAAGCCGACGAAGTCGATGATCAGGTAGTGGTCGATGCGGATGCCGGTCAGCTTCTCGACCGTGCGGATCATGCAGGCCACGCCGCCGACCGCGAACGCCCCGTTGAACTGGGTCGTGCTCGGCGGGGTCTCCGTGCCGTCCGGGCGCTTGCAGTGCGGCACGTCCACCATCAGGTCGCGCGGAATGCTCACCGCGGT comes from the Streptomyces angustmyceticus genome and includes:
- a CDS encoding LCP family protein, with translation MDAQGRGRAGDNNVDPADQWVFDPNTGNYELRLDPAGQDAARPADRKAAGSRRARSGGDTDTRPLPTQRGRRDEDADSDERSGGGRAARRSAGGRAGSAAAAAGSASRRKRKPKTSGKKKALYWTAGVVGFVLVAGCGGAFYLYQQLNGNISKVDVGVENDAVSSGPVNVLIIGTDARSGKGNSGYGDAGSVGHADTTILMHISKDRTNATALSIPRDMITDIPTCPTKQKDGSTKNIPGEHGVRFNTSLGQEGRDPGCTWRTVEKLTGLKINHFMMADFNAVKELSTAVDGVEVCAGKDLNDPKSHLKLKAGRHIVKGEQALAFVRTRHAIGFGSDLDRIKMQQQFLSSLIRKLKSSAFSSPGKLYDVSQAATRALTVDTGIGTANKLLDFGTDLKKVDIDKVTFATVPVLDNPDDPATVILNKTAADPLFAMVRADHALAKGKKGKKSAPVKKAPPEQVRVDVTNGGGPIGSAQETVDWLQNSKAAKLSTNAGNAPAKLATTRLEYAPNQADQAATLADWMGLPKKALKKSSHNAGDRVPMKLTLGKDFKAPGTPIDAPTETPDGVQNVNADDKNVCAK
- a CDS encoding LCP family protein, yielding MTDSPEPPRFAGWDERPATGPGPDRPGPPRGPSHGRRWRHWAALGVVGVMLAGAGAGWAVYAKLDSNIRTDSATEKELRKWESERPPAGPPNAVNVLLIGSDSRHGDNRRYGRDDGQRSDTTMLLHLAADRKSATAVSIPRDLMVDVPHCKRPDGTETPPSTTQFNGAFAVGGVACMIRTVEKLTGIRIDHYLIIDFVGFTKMVDAVGGVELCLPRPIHDPAARLSLPAGRQTLHGEAALGYVRARKSLGNGSDTQRMQRQQEFLGALVKKVQSNGVLLNPARLYPVLDAATSSLITDTALASLKGLYELVRSTRGIPTGRVQFMTVPRREYRYDPNRDELVQPDAGRLFAQLHNDLPVTVKPPHGTGEKPVRAGGATVAGRARGAPSPPPSPAPSFPRTTAEHGLCE